A single Pygocentrus nattereri isolate fPygNat1 chromosome 28, fPygNat1.pri, whole genome shotgun sequence DNA region contains:
- the hcfc1b gene encoding host cell factor 1b, with product MASPGTGTATSGASGTVLQPRWKRVLGWSGPVPRPRHGHRAVAIKELMVVFGGGNEGIVDELHVYNTATNQWFIPAVRGDVPPGCAAYGFVCDGTRLLVFGGMVEYGKYSNDLYELQASRWEWKRLKPKAPKNGPPPCPRLGHSFSLVGNKCYLFGGLANDSEDPKNNIPRYLNDLYTLELRPGSNVTGWDIPITYGVLPPPRESHTAVVYTEKTSKKSRLVIYGGMSGCRLGDLWTLDIDTLTWNKPSISGTAPLPRSLHSATTITNKMYVFGGWVPLVMDDVKVATHEKEWKCTNTLACLNLDTMTWESILMDTLEDNIPRARAGHCSVAINSRLYIWSGRDGYRKAWNNQVCCKDLWYLETDRPHAPSRVQLVRANTSSLEVSWGAVPTADTYLLQLQKYDIPAATAATSPNVTPTSSLPANSPKSPAPAAAAPASQSMPLTGVTLVPQTPSPTTSMPGSPLAAASPRGPAILKVAAPQSTAGTSIVTVRQANQVGKSPVTVTSLPAGVRMVVPAQSTQGTPIGSSPQMSGMAALAAAAAATQKIPPSSAATVLNVPAGATIVKTVAVTPGSTTLPATVKVASPVMVSNPATRMLKTAAAQVGTSTISTPNTPTRPVITVHKSGTVTVAQQAQVVTTVVGGVTKTITLVKSPLTVGSGGTLISSLGKVMSVVQTKPVQTSAVTGQAGSSPVTQIIQTKGPLPAGTILKLVTSADGKPTTIITTTQAGGTGTKPTILGISGVSPSTATKPGTTIIKTIPMSAIQQGAAGGAGGPGLKSPITIITTKMVTPGTGTPGKIITAVPKLTTGTGQQGVTQVVLKGAPGQPGTILRTVPMGGVRLVSPGTVSAVKPTVTTLVVKGTTGVTTLGTVSGTVSTSLAGANVVTSNASLATPITTLGTIATLSSQVITPTAITVSAAQANLTTASSVALQAQPTQVTLISTPSGVEAQPVQDLPVSILASPTSEQPSSTGAEASDTTSEVTLVCSNPPCETHETGTTNTATVAAAKICSNPPCETHVTGTTNTTTTASANMGRVQQVCTNPPSETHDTGTTNTTTTASCSMGSLETGTVNSSTVSQQPIVTSPGSTLSPVCSNPNSNETGTTNTPTQVSSSMGSKQTNTVQRVCSNPPCETHETGTTNTPTQASSSMGSGQTNTVQKVCSNLPCETHETGTTNTPTQASSSMGSGQTNTVQKVCSNLPCETHETGTTNTPTQASSSMGSGQTNTVQKVCSNPPCETHETGTTNTPTQASSNMGSGQTNTVQKVCSNPPCETHETGTTNTPTQASSSMGSGQANTVQRVCSNPPCETHETGTTNTPTQASSSIGAVQNGTVQRVCSNPPCETHETGTTNTATTATSSLESAEGTAQQSAEGQEDSGTSVEATSSTEPANPTIQSRAVTMVTQATPTPGPSVPEISSMAGSAAIVEASGEGDAEAMEQGDSEAVATGEEPMQTEGELGEEGTVRVVAIEQGGSGEAGTMLQVHVAMEAQPGQGEQAEMEQGGEGEEAVGLAGQDSEALALPQELMSAEGQPTTLMVTGLTPEELAVTAAAEAAAQAAATEEAQALAIQAVLQAAQQAVLNEGDAGQDGQQSTTIPIVLTQQELAALVEQQQQLQEAQAAAAAAAQQLAADSGSTALPTEGLAPADSLNDPTSESNGHEMTAAAVVTGAVARLLPSTTAETLAPSSTFAPSQPMAVASPAKMQAATALTEVANGIESAAGKQGAPPAVVKPPVKKENQWFDVGIVKVTNMVVTHYYMPADDSEVTDDDSGTMPDYSQMKKVELSPGTAYKFRVAGVNACGRGTFSEVSAFKTCLPGFPGAPCAIKISKSPDGAHLTWEPPSVTSGKIIEYSVYLAIQSSQTTEAKASAPAQLAFMRVYCGPNPSCLVQTSSLSNAHIDYTTKPAIIFRIAARNEKGYGPATQVRWLQETSKDGSAAKPAVKRPVSSPDVKGIGVKKARADQ from the exons ATGGCTTCTCCTGGTACTGGTACTGCGACGTCTGGCGCTTCGGGCACGGTGCTGCAGCCCCGGTGGAAGAGGGTGCTGGGCTGGTCCGGCCCGGTTCCTCGTCCTCGGCACGGACATCGGGCTGTTGCTATCAAGGAGCTCATGGTGGTTTTCGGCGGCGGCAATGAAGGAATCGTCGATGAGCTTCACGTGTACAACACAG CAACCAATCAGTGGTTTATTCCGGCTGTCCGGGGTGATGTTCCACCCGGCTGTGCTGCTTACGGGTTTGTGTGTGATGGCACACGGCTGTTGGTGTTCGGGGGAATGGTGGAATATGGAAAGTACAGCAACGATTTATATGAACTACAG GCCAGTAGATGGGAGTGGAAACGGCTGAAGCCTAAGGCTCCAAAGAATGGCCCGCCGCCCTGTCCCCGTCTGGGCCACAGCTTCTCCCTGGTGGGAAACAAATGCTACCTGTTTGGAGGCCTTGCCAATGACAGTGAGGATCCCAAAAACAATATTCCAAG ATACCTAAATGACCTATACACACTCGAGCTGCGTCCCGGCTCTAATGTAACAGGCTGGGACATCCCCATCACATACGGTGTGCTGCCTCCTCCTCGCGAGAGCCACACTGCTGTGGTTTACACAGAGAAAACCTCTAAGAAGTCCCGGCTCGTCATCTACGGAGGCATGAGTGGCTGCCGGCTCGGAGACCTCTGGACGTTAGACATAG ATACTTTGACCTGGAACAAGCCTAGCATCAGCGGCACAGCTCCTCTCCCACGCAGCCTTCACTCTGCAACAACTATAACAAACAa GATGTATGTGTTTGGCGGGTGGGTGCCCTTGGTGATGGATGATGTGAAAGTGGCTACACACGAGAAGGAATGGAAGTGCACAAACACACTGGCTTGCCTAAACCTTG ACACAATGACATGGGAATCCATTTTAATGGACACTCTGGAAGACAACATCCCGAGGGCCAGAGCAGGCCACTGCTCTGTAGCAATTAATTCCAGACTGTATATCTGGAGTGGCAGGGATGGCTACCGCAAGGCCTGGAACAACCAGGTGTGCTGCAAAGACCTCTGGTACCTGGAGACAG ACCGTCCCCATGCACCATCACGAGTGCAGCTGGTCCGTGCCAACACCAGCTCCCTGGAGGTGAGCTGGGGTGCAGTGCCCACCGCCGACACCTACCTGCTTCAGCTGCAGAAATATGACATCCCTGCCGCAACAGCGGCCACTTCTCCAAATGTCACTCCCACTTCCTCTCTACCAGCCAACTCACCTAAGAGTCCAGCCCCGGCTGCTGCTGCCCCTGCCTCACAGAGTATGCCTCTCACTGGCGTCACACTTGTTCCACAGACTCCATCGCCTACCACCTCCATGCCTGGCAGCCCACTTGCTGCAGCCTCACCCCGAGGTCCAG CCATTCTGAAGGTGGCTGCGCCTCAGTCGACCGCTGGGACCTCCATTGTCACTGTTCGTCAGGCCAATCAAGTGGGGAAGTCTCCAGTCACTGTTACATCACTTCCTGCAGGAGTCCGTATGGTTGTCCCTGCGCAGAGCACTCAGGGAACA CCAATTGGCAGCAGCCCACAGATGAGTGGCATGGCTGCCCTGGCTGCAGCTGCTGCCGCTACACAAAAGATACCGCCCTCCTCTGCGGCCACTGTGCTGAATGTTCCAGCAGGAGCCACCATAGTCAAGACTGTCGCTGTGACGCCAGGCTCTACAACTCTACCAGCTACTGTGAAAGTGGCTTCACCAGTGATG GTGAGTAACCCAGCCACCCGCATGCTGAAGACAGCTGCTGCCCAGGTTGGGACATCCACCATCTCTACTCCCAATACCCCAACCCGTCCTGTCATTACTGTTCACAAATCTGGTACTGTGACGGTAGCCCAGCAGGCCCAGGTGGTCACCACAGTGGTTGGTGGTGTCACCAAAACAATTACCCTCGTGAAGAGCCCTCTCACTGTTGGCAGCGGTGGAACTCTG ATCTCTAGTCTGGGGAAGGTGATGTCCGTGGTCCAGACCAAACCAGTACAGACGTCTGCAGTAACTGGTCAAGCCGGTAGTAGTCCTGTCACTCAGATCATACAG ACGAAGGGACCTCTACCTGCAGGCACCATCCTGAAGCTGGTCACCTCTGCAGATGGCAAACCCACCACTATCATCACAACCACACAGGCAGGTGGCACTGGTACCAAACCCACCATCTTGGGCATCAGTGGAGTCTCCCCAAGCACAGCCACCAAACCTGgcaccaccatcatcaaaaccATTCCCATGTCTGCCATCCAGCAGGGAGCTGCAG GTGGTGCTGGTGGCCCTGGCTTAAAATCTCCCATTACCATCATAACTACCAAGATGGTGACACCTGGCACCGGCACACCGGGCAAAATCATTACAGCTGTACCGAAACTGACCACAGGAACTGGACAGCAGGGGGTGACACAG GTGGTCTTGAAAGGGGCACCTGGACAACCTGGCACGATTCTACGCACTGTGCCCATGGGTGGTGTGCGTCTCGTTTCTCCTGGTACTGTTTCTGCTGTCAAACCCACAGTTACCACACTAGTAGTCAAAGGCACCACAG GAGTAACAACTCTTGGCACAGTGAGTGGCACGGTCTCCACCAGCCTGGCAGGGGCCAATGTTGTTACTTCCAATGCTAGCCTGGCTACTCCTATAACCACCCTGGGTACCATTGCGACACTTTCCAGTCAGGTCATCACCCCCACAGCCATCACAGTGTCCGCAGCTCAAGCTAACCTGACTACTGCGTCCTCTGTGGCCCTGCAG GCGCAACCAACTCAGGTTACTCTAATTAGCACCCCTAGTGGTGTGGAGGCGCAACCTGTTCAGGATCTACCTGTCTCCATCCTGGCATCTCCCACCTCTGAGCAGCCCTCCTCCACGGGGGCAGAAGCCAGCGATACCACAAGTGAAGTGACTCTGGTCTGCTCCAACCCACCCTGCGAGACTCATGAAACGGGCACCACCAACACCGCCACTGTTGCTGCTGCCAAGATATGTTCTAACCCACCTTGTGAGACGCATGTGACTGGAACCACCAACACGACAACTACGGCTTCAGCCAACATGGGACGTGTTCAGCAGGTGTGCACCAACCCTCCGTCAGAGACCCATGACACAGGCACCACGAACACGACCACTACTGCCAGCTGCAGCATGGGCTCCCTTGAAACGGGGACCGTTAATAGCAGTACGGTGTCCCAACAGCCCATTGTGACCTCACCTGGAAGTACACTGTCTCCGGTTTGCTCTAATCCTAATTCTAATGAAACAGGCACCaccaacacacccacacaggtGTCCTCGAGCATGGGAAGCAAGCAGACCAACACCGTACAGAGAGTATGTTCTAACCCTCCCTGTGAGACACATGAAACGGGCACTACCAACACACCCACGCAGGCGTCCTCAAGTATGGGCAGCGGGCAGACCAACACCGTTCAGAAAGTATGTTCCAACCTGCCCTGTGAGACACATGAAACGGGCACTACCAACACACCCACGCAGGCGTCTTCAAGTATGGGCAGCGGGCAGACCAACACCGTTCAGAAAGTATGTTCCAACCTGCCCTGTGAGACACATGAAACGGGCACTACCAACACACCCACGCAGGCGTCTTCAAGTATGGGCAGCGGGCAGACCAACACCGTTCAGAAAGTATGTTCCAACCCGCCCTGTGAGACACATGAAACGGGCACTaccaacacacccacacaggcgTCCTCAAATATGGGCAGCGGGCAGACCAACACCGTTCAGAAAGTATGTTCTAACCCGCCCTGTGAGACCCATGAAACGGGCACTaccaacacacccacacaggcgTCCTCAAGTATGGGCAGCGGGCAAGCCAACACTGTGCAGAGAGTATGTTCCAACCCGCCCTGTGAGACCCACGAGACTGGCACCACCAACACACCCACCCAGGCTTCATCCTCCATTGGAGCCGTTCAAAATGGCACAGTGCAAAGAGTGTGTTCCAATCCACCCTGTGAAACTCATGAGACCGGAACCACCAACACAGCCACTACTGCTACCAGCAGCCTGGAGTCAGCCGAAGGCACAG CTCAACAAAGTGCTGAAGGACAAGAAGACAGTGGCACCAGTGTTGAGGCAACTTCATCCACAGAGCCTGCCAATCCCACAATCCAGAGCAGAGCTGTCACCATGGTGACTCAGGCCACACCCACCCCAGGGCCCTCTGTCCCA GAGATCTCATCCATGGCAGGCTCTGCTGCCATAGTGGAGGCCTCGGGTGAAGGTGATGCTGAGGCTATGGAACAGGGTGACTCAGAGGCAGTGGCAACGGGTGAGGAGCCCATGCAGACTGAAGGCGAGCTGGGTGAAGAGGGCACTGTCAGAGTTGTTGCTATTGAACAGGGTGGTTCTGGCGAGGCAGGAACCATGCTGCAGGTGCATGTCGCCATGGAAGCACAGCCTGGTCAAGGTGAACAGGCCGAG ATGGAGCAaggtggagagggtgaggaGGCTGTGGGTCTGGCCGGGCAGGACTCTGAGGCTTTAGCACTGCCCCAAGAGCTGATGTCTGCTGAGGGACAGCCCACAACACTGATGGTGACAGGATTGACCCCAGAGGAACTGGCTGtcactgcagcagcagaagctGCTGCTCAGGCTGCAGCCACGGAGGAGGCCCAAGCCCTTGCCATACAGGCTGTACTGCAGGCAGCCCAACAGGCTGTGctga ATGAAGGGGATGCTGGACAGGATGGTCAGCAGTCAACCACCATCCCTATTGTGCTGACACAGCAGGAGCTGGCTGCTCTTGTtgagcagcagcaacagctgcAGGAGGCTCAGGCTGCTGCAGCAGCCGCTGCCCAGCAGCTGGCGGCTGATTCAGGTTCTACAGCTCTGCCCACCGAGGGCCTCGCCCCCGCAGACAGTCTAAATGACCCCACGTCCGAAAGCAATGGCCATGAGatgactgctgctgctgtagtcACTGGTGCTGTGGCTCGACTTCTTCCCAGCACAACTGCAGAGA CTTTGGCTCCATCGAGTACATTTGCCCCATCCCAGCCAATGGCAGTGGCTAGTCCTGCTAAGATGCAAGCAGCTACTGCTCTTACCGAGGTGGCCAATGGCATAGAATCTGCAGCTGGG AAGCAAGGAGCGCCCCCTGCAGTTGTGAAACCAccagtaaagaaagaaaatcagtggtttgatgttggAATTGTCAAGGTGACCAACATGGTTGTCACACATTACTACATGCCAGCAGATGATTCGGAGGTTACTGAT GATGATTCTGGGACCATGCCAGATTACAGCCAAATGAAGAAAGTAGAGCTTTCTCCTGGCACAGCGTACAAGTTCCGTGTGGCTGGCGTTAATGCTTGCGGCCGTGGAACCTTCTCCGAAGTGTCAGCCTTCAAAACCTGCCTACCTGGGTTCCCTGGAGCACCATGTGCCATTAAAATCAGCAAG AGCCCAGATGGTGCTCACCTCACATGGGAGCCTCCATCAGTAACGTCAGGAAAGATTATTGAATATTCGGTCTACCTGGCCATCCAGAGCTCACAGACAACCGAGGCCAAAGCGTCTGCGCCTGCCCAGCTGGCTTTCATGCGTGTGTACTGTGGGCCCAACCCCTCTTGTCTGGTTCAGACTTCCAGCCTGTCCAATGCCCACATTGACTACACCACCAAACCTGCAATTATCTTCCGCATCGCAGCTCGCAACGAGAAGGGCTATGGCCCTGCCACGCAAGTCAGGTGGCTACAAG AAACCAGTAAGGATGGATCTGCTGCCAAACCTGCAGTAAAGAGACCGGTCTCATCTCCTGATGT GAAAGGTATTGGTGTAAAAAAGGCCCGAGCTGACCAGTGA